The following are from one region of the Tachysurus fulvidraco isolate hzauxx_2018 chromosome 24, HZAU_PFXX_2.0, whole genome shotgun sequence genome:
- the angptl8 gene encoding uncharacterized protein angptl8 has translation MADAFLGPLGPLATFPSSWICLFILVCGVSSSPVMPRTDSKVAQVDDVNVLMYGVLQFSESLHHMYQNTEAKMERITRAITDTERLVRRLDQETEQTIRSERQIKDKLGIIQAQTAALQAQAQQTRGLVYKVEQEDMALKQKLSNLETTLKSFTPDRIRALQEITQKHNTLLYDLVNWTEKHKQQLENQNQQLAELQKRTNSSVPSHMSTRE, from the exons ATGGCAGACGCCTTCCTCGGCCCTTTGGGGCCACTCGCCACGTTCCCCAGCTCATGGATCTGTCTGTTCATATTGGTATGTGGGGTGTCATCCTCGCCCGTGATGCCACGGACTGACTCGAAGGTAGCACAAGTGGATGACGTGAATGTGCTGATGTATGGGGTCCTGCAGTTCAGTGAGTCACTGCACCACATGTATCAGAACACTGAGGCTAAGATGGAACGCATCACGCGTGCCATTACAGACACTGAGCGCCTTGTGAGACGTCTGGACCAAGAGACAGAGCAGACCATCCGCTCAGAGCGCCAGATAAAAGACAAGCTCGGCATCATCCAG GCCCAGACAGCAGCGCTACAAGCCCAGGCTCAACAAACCAGAGGACTTGTCTACAAGGTGGAGCAGGAAGACATGGCACTAAAGCAAAAACTTTCTAATCTGGAGACAACCTTGAAAAGCTTCACCCCGGATAGGATCAGAGCATTGCAG GAGATCACCCAGAAGCACAACACCCTTCTGTATGACCTGGTAaactggacagagaaacacaaacagcagCTGGAAAACCAGAACCAGCAGTTGGCCGAGTTACAGAAACGGACAAACTCCAGCGTTCCCAGTCACATGAGTACACGCGAGTGA